The Myxococcales bacterium genome has a segment encoding these proteins:
- a CDS encoding OmpA family protein has translation MTSSFAALGGRRASRGRIVLSAALAGLALATPAGAQAQTPVDGFSLNRLSPAEHGSDWFSVDSLDLQGNGRYTLGVIGDYARKPLVIYDPSGNELEAPVSDQFYLHVGGTVILRDRFRLGANLPLLLVNEGTSGSLRNQVFAANTGAAVGDLRLGADVRLFGRYGDPFTLAAGVQVHLPTGSRDAYASDGKVRLVPRLQAAGDVGALTYAARVGFDGRFLQTDFADQPFGNEVTFGVAAGARVAEGRVVVGPELHGSTVVSDGAAFDSEATPLEALLTAHVRVGNAFRFGVGGGPGINRALGSPQYRLLASLSYFPVFERRAPPDRDQDGIVDAEDACPADPGPRRAEPATNGCPDTDGDDIVDRQDACPRVAGEPNTDPRQHGCPPPRDSDGDGIVDHEDACPFDPGDPNTDPKKHGCPPPPDSDGDGIVDPEDACRLEPGTPNDNPKKHGCPPDRDGDLIIDPQDACPDTAGDPDPDPAKNGCPKVELMDKEIKILERVEFDYNKASIRPESDPLLAAVARVLKQHPELTKLRVEGHTDSRGSASYNRKLSQARAESVVQWFVGQGLDPGRFVAEGFGEDKPIDTNKTEAGRQTNRRVQFIILEKDGALEVETN, from the coding sequence ATGACCTCATCGTTTGCCGCTCTCGGCGGGCGGCGCGCCTCGCGCGGCCGCATCGTCCTTTCCGCTGCCCTTGCCGGGTTGGCGCTGGCCACGCCTGCCGGGGCACAGGCGCAGACCCCGGTGGACGGCTTCTCTCTCAACCGCTTGAGTCCTGCCGAACACGGCAGCGACTGGTTCTCGGTCGACTCGCTCGATCTTCAAGGCAACGGACGCTACACGCTCGGCGTGATTGGCGACTACGCGCGCAAGCCGCTCGTCATTTACGACCCGAGTGGAAACGAACTGGAAGCGCCGGTCTCCGACCAGTTCTACCTGCACGTGGGTGGCACGGTCATCTTGCGCGACCGGTTTCGTCTGGGCGCCAACCTTCCCCTGCTGCTGGTCAACGAAGGAACCAGCGGCTCGCTGCGAAACCAGGTGTTCGCGGCGAACACGGGGGCGGCGGTGGGTGACCTGCGCCTGGGTGCGGACGTGCGCCTGTTTGGCCGGTACGGTGATCCCTTCACCCTCGCCGCGGGCGTGCAGGTGCACCTGCCGACGGGAAGCCGCGACGCCTACGCCAGCGACGGCAAGGTCCGGCTGGTGCCTCGGCTCCAGGCCGCCGGTGACGTGGGCGCATTGACCTACGCAGCCCGTGTGGGGTTCGATGGCCGCTTCCTTCAGACGGACTTCGCAGACCAGCCCTTCGGCAACGAGGTCACCTTCGGCGTGGCCGCAGGGGCCCGGGTGGCCGAGGGACGCGTGGTGGTGGGGCCGGAGCTTCACGGCAGCACGGTGGTGTCTGACGGCGCCGCCTTCGACAGCGAGGCCACGCCGCTCGAGGCTTTGCTGACCGCACACGTGCGCGTGGGGAACGCCTTTCGCTTCGGCGTCGGTGGAGGCCCTGGCATCAACCGAGCGCTCGGCAGTCCCCAGTACCGCCTGTTGGCGTCGCTCTCCTATTTTCCCGTTTTCGAGCGACGTGCCCCACCCGACCGCGATCAGGATGGCATCGTGGACGCGGAGGACGCCTGCCCGGCCGATCCGGGTCCGCGCCGCGCCGAGCCCGCCACCAACGGCTGCCCGGACACGGACGGCGACGACATCGTCGACCGGCAGGATGCCTGCCCGCGTGTGGCTGGCGAACCCAACACCGACCCGCGGCAGCACGGCTGCCCGCCCCCGCGCGACAGCGACGGCGATGGCATCGTCGACCACGAGGATGCGTGTCCCTTCGACCCAGGTGATCCCAACACCGATCCCAAAAAGCACGGCTGTCCGCCGCCCCCCGATAGCGACGGCGACGGCATCGTGGACCCCGAGGACGCGTGCCGCCTCGAGCCGGGTACCCCCAACGACAACCCCAAGAAGCACGGCTGCCCGCCCGACCGCGACGGCGACTTGATCATCGATCCACAAGACGCCTGCCCCGACACCGCAGGGGATCCCGACCCGGATCCGGCGAAGAATGGCTGCCCCAAGGTCGAGCTTATGGACAAGGAGATCAAGATCTTGGAGCGGGTCGAATTCGACTACAACAAAGCGAGCATTCGCCCCGAGAGCGACCCGCTGCTCGCGGCCGTGGCTCGTGTGCTCAAGCAGCATCCCGAGCTCACGAAGCTTCGCGTGGAGGGCCACACCGACAGCCGCGGCTCGGCGTCGTACAACCGCAAGCTGTCCCAGGCGCGCGCGGAGTCCGTGGTGCAGTGGTTCGTGGGCCAGGGTCTCGACCCGGGCCGCTTCGTGGCGGAGGGATTCGGAGAGGACAAGCCCATCGACACGAACAAAACCGAGGCCGGGCGCCAGACCAACCGACGGGTGCAGTTCATCATCCTGGAGAAGGACGGCGCTCTCGAGGTCGAGACGAACTGA